aaatatcaagctattaaaatgaaattttaaacctAGAACTGTTAAGTCATTCTAATTGGTACCGTGGAGCTGACACAGCTTAGGTTTTGTTGTTGGAAGATTCCAGAGGGGGTCAAGTTCACGGCTTGGCGGTGTTCTTTGACACATTATTCAGTTCTTCAGACTCATTTCCTTTGTAGGTAGGAATGAGATCTATGGAAGTTCTTTCTAGATAATAGATAATAACCATAGATGTCATGCACTGAATCACCGGGCAGCGGGAAGGACAGTCGTGGGAGGATTGTTTGAGGGTGGCTCCTAGGAGAAATTTCTGTGCAGAGAGAAgctcaggatttctttttctttaatgttttctaattcattatcatgacagtagactgccttttgatacatcatacataaacagtataacttctcattcttctggttgtacatgatgtagaatcacaccatttatgtagtcatacatacacacagggTGATAAGGTCTGATTCATCCTACTATCATTCCTAAACCCataccccacccctcccttcacttccctctgtctaatctaaagtacctctattcttccctagcaccccccttattgtgaattaacatatcagaaagaacattcagcctttggttttttgggattggtttacttcacttagtatgatattctctagctccatccatttacctacaaaggccataatttcattcttcttaatgattgagtagtattccattttgtgtatataccacattttctttatccattcatccgttgaagggcacctagattggttccatagcttagctattgtgaattgagctactataaacattggtgtggctgtgtcactacatgctgattttaagtcctctgggtataaaccggggagtggtatagctgggttaaatggtggttccattccaagttttttttttttttttttttttttgtggtgctggggatcgaacccagggccctgtgcttgtaaggcaagcactctatcaactgagctatatccccagcccccattccaagttttctgaggaatctccacactgctttccagagtggttgcgcCAATCCACAGTCCCACCAGCCATGGCTGAGTGTGCCTggttcccacatcctcgccaacatttattgttgctcgtGTTCTCAAAGATATTTCTAATGCGCAGTTTCCAGCAAGAGATGTCCCTCTCTGCTCTTTGCCCTGTGCAACAGGACGCTCAGACTTTCCGGCCTTCTCAGGCTGAGTGATGGTAACTTTTCCAACTGCAGATTCACTCTCATCGTCCATCTGTCTCAAGTAGGTACGAACATTGCTGGAGATGGAAGCCGGGGCCTGGCGCACTATAAATACCCACTTTGCCACCCAGTTACCGCCCCTAGCCTGTGGCTTATACTCAAATACTCCTGGTGATGTTTATGTCTGCTACTAACTGTGCCTAGCACCTTCCTCACCGGGAGGCCTGCTCTGGTGGCCGTCTCTCTTCCGTTTGTGTTCTTCTCTGGACCACTCTGTGCATCCTCCAGCTCACCCCTTAGAAAGGAATCCCTGTGCTCCTACAAATCTAAACCGGGGCAGGTGTTTGGTCTTCCGCTCTTGAtttacatttcattctgcttCTCAGACTCTGGAGAGCCAAAGAGCAAATTCTAATGTCTTTGTATTCCTAGCCTGTGAAAGATACACCTCACGGCCAGGCACGGTAGCATGCGCCCATGATCtcggcagcttgggaggctgaggcaggaggatcacgagttcccagccagcctcagcaacttagcgaggccctgagcaactcagtgagaccctgtctctaaataaaatactaaaaagggctggggatgtggctcagtgataaagcacccctgggttcaaaccccggtaccaaaaaaaaaaaaaaaaaaaaaaaaaaaaaagcaggtcaCAAATGCTTGTTAAATTTCAAATGCCCACATGTTACTTTAGAAAGGGCTGTCACTGTTTCTCAGAAATGCCAGCAGGACGCTCTCTAACATCCCCTTGCTCTCTGCAGGTCTGACTGCCCGTCATGGTTCCTGAACTCCTGATTCTTTGGGGGGCCACGGTGATACTGCAGGCCGACTTACTTCCTGACCCAAAGTGTAAGGACCTTGGATTCAACTCAGTCatgtgtatttttcaaattttttaaagatttatcaaCTCagtagtgtttatttttaaaaataagtacattatAAGACAGATAGCATGATTTCCCTCTAGGTAAACCCACAGttaggatattttacaaaaaaatatatatatccttaCCAGAATACTCACTTTGAATAcactctgtttttaaaaagtagcctTGGCAGAAATGAAACCTTAGGCTGCTGTGGGAAATCCAGTCCCAAGTGTGTGTGGACATGTGGCTGGCCCTGCTGGTCACAGGCAGAATGTCCTCACATAAGGAGCACTGGTCGGAGAGCTCAAGGAAATAGCAAGAGACTTCTGTTTTGTTAGGAAGCTTGTTGATGGGCAGGTGTCTCAGTCAGCTACTTCTCTGCTGCGACTAAgagatctgaccagcacaattgtagaggaggaaaggttgattctagggctcagggtttcagaggtctcagtccatagaaagctgacttcattcctcggggctccaggtgaggcaggatatcatggcagaagagcgtggcagagggaagcagctcacatcatcaggaagcagagagagagagaggctccactctccagataccaaatatCTACCCACAGCCAcgccccattcccacctcctccagccacacctaccacttcagttaatcccatcagggatcaatccagtgattgggttaagactctcccaacccagtcatttctcctctgcaccttcctgcatggtctcacctatgagcttctgggagacacctcacCTCCACACCGTAACAACGGGTTTGGTGTGAGGACAGTTAAAGAAAGGAAAGCTGTCCTGTGGTCCCTACCTAACACTGCCCCATAGACCTTTTTATGAGCGACAGTGCTCTGCCCCTGTATTGTCCAAAGAactagctgccatccctgcatgACTACTGAGCCCTTGAAGTATGCAGAGTGCGACTAAGGTAATGAAGACTCGGCCTGACTTTCATTTAAACTGATACAACAACAGTGACCGGGACAATCTAGGCTGAGCCCTGGAAACCCTGAGGTAGCAGGGGTGGGTGCAGAGTCCCGGAAGACTCTTCAAGGTCAATGAAAAATCCCAACACGTCAGTCAGTGAACCAAGAAGGTTCTGGCTGGGcgtagtggcacacgcctgtctagtgagcggctggggaggctgaggcaggaggatggcaagttcaaagccagcctcggcaagagtgaggtgctcagcaactcagggagaccctgtctctaaataaaatacaaaatagggctggggatgtgactcagaggttgagtgcccccgagttcaatccttggtaccaaaaaataaaggggGCATTTTTTAATGGCATGTACAGTATTAGCCtaattttggttaaaaaaataataattatataaatacatgctcagaaaaaaatatatagtgacTATATAATGTTAATGACATTCTTAATGATAGACTTgcagatttaaaacatttttttcattgcagATGGGCACAataactttacttatttttttttacgtgctgctgaggatcgaacccattgcctcatacatgcaaggcaagcactccaccactgagccccaagcCCAGCCCTTAATGTCATTCTTAATGGTAGGATTGtaggagatttttattttcttcctctgggtCATCTTTACAAAACTCATTTGactttgtaattaaaattttttttttttttaaaaagccaaggCCAAGAGTGGTTcatgaaggggggaaaaaaaagctgtTTTCTATAAATGATCTAAATAATCATGGTCACAAACACGTTTGACTGTGACTCCTATTAGGAAATAAACGCACTTTCTACATCATGATCACACAACCAAATAAATATATCGGTACCTTTACACAATGGAAACGAGAGATTTGCAAAGAAGCTCTTAGTCTTACTATGTTTGATGTGCCCTGTTATTTTCTATTCTGgtattttctattctgtatttcttccttatctcaaaaaaaaaaaaaaaaattgccggTCACAACCCAATAAATTCTTATTGCCACCCATTAATGGATAATGGCCCTTGGTTGGAAAACTACAGTTATAATAAATGATGttgaaaaatattcacatttcaaTAAAAACCATGTCCCTGGTATAGGTAGACACTtgggaaaaatcaagaaaagagaatgagtaggaaacaattttaaagaagccTTTCAACAATTATTTTAGTACCATACATCTTAACGGTCATAACAAAACACTTCACTGGACCATAAAATAGTTTTAGATACTTGGAAGGGCTGTTTGTGTCCAACCCAACACTGTTTGCTTTCTATTCTTTCCACAGCGTCCCTTCTGCCACCTGTGAATTTCACCATTGAAGTCATGGGTATAGCTCAAGTCCTTTTACGCTGGGACCCAAACCCTGAACAAGCGCCCGGGCTCGCTAACCTGGAATATCACGTGAAAATCAACGCCCCGTGGCCTGACGACGTAAATATCCCCTCTCCTGCCACTATTGCTATTTAGAGTAAATACTGATCTTAGCTGCATTTTTTAGAGTAAATGTTTgactatattttttaatcaaatgaaattttttattattgtaaacaaatgggatacatgttgtttctctgtacatggagtcaaggcatagcatttgtgtaatcataaatttacatagggtaatgttgtttgattcattctgttatttttttcccttccccccgacccctcccacccctcttttccctctatacagtccttccttcctccattcttaccaccctccttaaccctaaccctaaacctaaccctaaccctaatgctagcccctcccaccccccattatatgtcctcatctgcttatcagcgagatcattcgtcctttagtttttttgagattggcttatctcacttagcatgatattctccaatttcatccatttgcctgcaaatgccataattttatcattctttatggcgcagtaatattccattgtatatatatgccacagtttttctttagttcattgctgctcaattcaccgtaGCCATTTTGTGGAACCagccaaatgaaattttaattaaaaaaaaaaaaaaagagagagagagagagagaattactCAATTCCCTATCGGCAGTGACCACTGAAAGCTGAGAACTAGTACCCGGTTCATATTGAAAAGCAAAAGCAGCACAGGATATTTTACCTTGGGGATCCTTTCTTGCCACAAGAAATAACACGTACGTTCGGTAACTTTTTAGGCATGACTAAGTGGGTAATGGTCTCATGCTTGTTCCACAAGGTCAAAAAGAACCCAAGGCGGTAGCCTCCCACATGGGAAGGCAGGTAGGAATCAGAGAAATCAGGTTCGAGGCCCGCTCACGGACTCCCTGTTGTTGTCACCTTGCACCAAGCGGGTGGCTTCTGGGAGCCTCGGGTTGGCTTCCGGACTCGGTGAGCGCACCTGCTAGCGACCAGTGTGCCCCGAAGTCACAGAAGTGGGTTCTGGGAACTGCTCTGCAGCCCACATGGAGAGCTAGAGGATTCCTCTTCCTTCTGGAGGGGAGGCTGACCCTAGAGACAGGAACCCAAGGGAGCTTCAACCCTAAGTCGACTCAAACCTCAGCGGTGGCATTTGGATTTCACAAGAGGATATGTTCATGGACCaccattattaaaatgtttttttttttttttttaatgttttctgccCAAACTCTCTCGGTCTGTCCCGCGTGTGGGCCGTTTGGAAGGTGACAGAAAGGCACCCGTGATAAGCAGTCGTGATCCTAAGGCTTCCTGTGGGTTTCATTTGCAGTACGAGACCGGGACCACGCAGAGCACCTTCGCGGTCCCCCTCCACCAAGGCCTCTCGGCAAGTGTGCAGACAATCCTGCAGGGCGGGCCCCTCCCGCTGGCCAGCAGCTGGGTCTCTGCAGAACTTCCAGCCCCACCAGGTAAAGGAAGCTCCTCAAAGTCCAGCTTCATATTCCAGACTTTGCAAAACTGGGAAACAGAAAACCCAACACAACTCGCTTTTCCCTCATCCGTCACCCGACCTGGGAGCACCCTACCCCGAAGGGGGCTGGGGTCACTTCTCATACCACGGCCCGTCCAATTCCACCTATGCATCATCTATAGATGGAATATAtttgttttactcatttatttatatgcagtgctgagaatcgaacccagtgcctcacaagtgctaggcaagcgctccaccactgagccacgaccccagccctgtGTGCCAACATTTgttcagtgctgggattgaacccagggcctcgtgcatggcAGGCAGGCACAcgatcactgaaccacacccccaggccCACAAGATAATGTGAAAAGGACTTTCTTTGGTCAGTCTCCTATCTCTAACTTGTCCACAGATAACAAGAGGCcctccccccacaccccttccctctACCTCGTCAAAGACACTGGTTGACAGACGCTGATAAAAGTAATCTGCCATCGACTTTAACTCTGCTGCAAAGCCCCCTTCCGTCCCTCAAGGTTCCCACTTTGGTGAAACCCTTCCCGGCCCCAGCTTCTTTGCCTTCCCTGAGCAACTCTAAAGCCAGAGTTTCCCACCGTGTTCTGAAGAACAGCACGGGAtatggggagaggagagagacaaaCGAAAAAGCAGCTTTCCACTCAGATCATTTTGGGGAATCCTGGGTGAAAACACAAAGGGGTTTCATTTACCATTTCAAGaattcagggatgtggctcagtggtagagtgcttgcctggtatgtagGATCAGATCCCGGCTCTGAACCGAACAGAcgcttcacaaaagaagaaaaacggTCAACAAatataggggggaaaaaaagatcaacatctccagcaattacagaaatgaaaattacaactacactgagattttcatctcactccattcagaatggcaaggATCaggatacaagtaacaataaatattgctgaggatgtgggggaaagggtacacttgtgcattgctggtgggatttcaaattagtgcaaccactctggaaagcagtatggagattcctaagaaaagttggaatggaaccactataacccacttatcccactccttggtttatacccaaaggacttaaaatcagcatactacagtgacacagtcacatcaatgtttatagcaggtcaatcataatagctaaattatggaaccaacctaggtgcccttcgacagatgaatggttaaagaagatgtggtatatatgcacaatggaatactatgcagtcataaagaataatgaaatgatggcatttggtgataaatggatggacctggagatcatcatgctaagtgaaataagctaatccccaaaaaccaaaggccaaatgttctttctaatATGTGGAATGTGACTCACAATAAAGGGgatgaatagaagttcattggattaaacaaaggggaatgaagggaggggaagggggatgggaataggaaagacagaatgaatcgaacataaCTTTGCTGTGTTCagatgtgaatacacaaccagttaaactccacatcatgtgcaaccacaagagtgggatcctaattagaatgttatactccatgcatgtacaatatgtcaaaatatcctCTGTTAGGAACTATAGGACTCTAGGTTAGAAAGGGGCACTGGAGACCCCACCCCTCTCATTTACAGTTGGAGAATCTGAGGTCCGGAAGTAGTCAGGGTGGAAGTCTCACAGCTAGCAATGCACACATTTGACGGGGACCCTGAGGTTGCTGGACGCTGATCTCTGAATGGCGACATGCGGGATGCTCTGCAGCGTCCTGCTCCGCACCCCCAGTCAGCTGGGCGGGCTGGGGAAGGCAGAGCCCCGGGCTCTTTCTGGGCTCTTTCTGGCTTCACCCCTCTAGGAAGTCGGCTCTTTGCAAATGCTGTTTCTATAAATAGGTGGAGGTGGTTGCTTTCTGTTGTTCAAAAGAGGTCGCAGGATTCAAAAGCATGGCTGCAATATTCAGTATTCATGGCGCTCGCTCGCTCTCTCTGCCGCCCAGGGTCTCCGGGAACCTCGGTCACGAATTTAACTTGCATCACAAACACTGTGGCGGGTCACACGCACCGAAGGCCCTACCAGGTCTCCCTCCGCTGCAGCTGGCGGGCCGGCGCGGCCGCTCCCGGGGACACTCGGTACTCCCTCTACTACAGGTGAGCTCCTCTCTTTACTCGTGCAAATGTCCCTTTCCTCTGGCCTTAGAAGACTCACCAGGGTCCCGTGTAGGTACGGCCCTTGGACGGAGGAGTGCCGAGAATACAGCACGGATGAGACCCGCCGAAACACCGCCTGCTGGTTTCCCAAGACGTCCATCAGCAGCAAGGGGCACGACTGGCTGGCGGTGCGGGTTAACGGGTCCAGCAGGCGAGCGGCCATCAGACCCCTGGACCGGCTCTTTGCGGTGCAGGCCATCGGTAAGAGGGACGCGGCCCGAGCTGCAGAAGCCACCCAGCTGCAGCCTCCACCGCACAGGGCTGGGCCCCTTCTGTGATCCCACCCTCGCGGGGAAGGGAAGCACTGGGGCCGGGTCCTCCGTGTGGGCCGCTGAAAGTTCGGGAAGGATCTCTTTTGTGCGACAGGGAGCTGTCCTGGACATGGGAGGGGGTTTGGATGCAGCCCCGGGTACCGCTCAGGAGATGCTGCGGATCCAGCCTCGGAGATCGCGATGGGGTCCTTATATGCCCCACCCAGAACGCCAAGGCGAGCTTAGGAAGCAAGTTTTACTTAAGAAGGAGGCAGGGACAGCAGACTTCTCCAGAGAGAGGAGCCCGCAGCTGGGAGACCAGGGGACTGGGTGTGTCCGGCTCTTTTATAGACCCCCGACCCCCCACTGtccctttcttctccttgaaCGTGCCTAAGGGCAGGAAGGAACAGGAGCACAGGGGGTAAATCCTTAGCAACAGAGGAAATGGGATTCCAAACCCGAAGGTTAGCTATTagcaatctttcttttttatttgtaccCAGAATTCagcccaagggtgcttaaccactgacttccttccccagcccttttaatttttcattttgagacaggggtctcgctgttgcttagggcctccctaggTTGccggggctggctttgaacttgcgactCTCCTGCCTGGACCTCTCAATCCCCCTGGGGTGACAGGCGTGGCTCACCACTCCGGGTCCATCACTGCCTCTTCTGTGATCACCAGCCCTCATCTCCTGACCCCCACCATTTGTGACCCACCTGGACTGCCTGACCTTCGCCCCTGGCCTTGGTTCGTTGAGGAAATGTGATACTTCCTGTCCCCGCAGGTCAGGCGGGGCTGCAGGCAGATgactttttggcaaagaaagcctATGGGCCATCAGCACAGTGGGTTCATTGTACGGAACCATTCTCTTAACCTGGT
This DNA window, taken from Sciurus carolinensis chromosome 19, mSciCar1.2, whole genome shotgun sequence, encodes the following:
- the Il5ra gene encoding interleukin-5 receptor subunit alpha isoform X2; protein product: MGIAQVLLRWDPNPEQAPGLANLEYHVKINAPWPDDYETGTTQSTFAVPLHQGLSASVQTILQGGPLPLASSWVSAELPAPPGSPGTSVTNLTCITNTVAGHTHRRPYQVSLRCSWRAGAAAPGDTRYSLYYRYGPWTEECREYSTDETRRNTACWFPKTSISSKGHDWLAVRVNGSSRRAAIRPLDRLFAVQAIARANPPANVTAQIQGTHLSIQWDKPFSAFPHHCFDYEVKIYNTKKDYLQMERISSNAFLSVVDAVAEYSVQVRAAVSAACRAAGLWSPWSRPVHVGSEERKPLTEWVLILLTVAVCVALLTCSLLCSTCHLWARLFPPIPAPKSNIKDLLVTAHCEKLGASTTETEVVSFVEEPEFEILENSVF
- the Il5ra gene encoding interleukin-5 receptor subunit alpha isoform X1, yielding MVPELLILWGATVILQADLLPDPKSSLLPPVNFTIEVMGIAQVLLRWDPNPEQAPGLANLEYHVKINAPWPDDYETGTTQSTFAVPLHQGLSASVQTILQGGPLPLASSWVSAELPAPPGSPGTSVTNLTCITNTVAGHTHRRPYQVSLRCSWRAGAAAPGDTRYSLYYRYGPWTEECREYSTDETRRNTACWFPKTSISSKGHDWLAVRVNGSSRRAAIRPLDRLFAVQAIARANPPANVTAQIQGTHLSIQWDKPFSAFPHHCFDYEVKIYNTKKDYLQMERISSNAFLSVVDAVAEYSVQVRAAVSAACRAAGLWSPWSRPVHVGSEERKPLTEWVLILLTVAVCVALLTCSLLCSTCHLWARLFPPIPAPKSNIKDLLVTAHCEKLGASTTETEVVSFVEEPEFEILENSVF